One segment of Pseudodesulfovibrio sp. 5S69 DNA contains the following:
- a CDS encoding zinc-dependent alcohol dehydrogenase family protein — MKAMLLTEYGREYPFAERDVPVPDPGPGEVLVRVAGTSLNPIDNKIATLGPALAFAPELPALLGMDMAGTVEAVGPGANRFKVGDRVFGCPGGVRGLPGTLAEYVAADERLLGRAPETMNLAEAGAVPLVATTAWLALFDKSGLQFGERLLVQGGAGGVGHMAVQLGVHVGAQVFATVSSPDKAAVVEALGGTPIDYKAMAVDEYVAEYTGGEGFDAVFDTVGGPVLDNSFQAARIGGRVVSTNTRSSHDLGPLHAKSLSLHVVFMLLPLVTGKGRERLGEILGLVAGLVDADELAVLLDERRFDFRDIASAHRYWEEGRAMGKIGVAVGA; from the coding sequence ATGAAAGCCATGCTGCTCACGGAATACGGCAGGGAGTATCCCTTTGCCGAACGCGACGTACCCGTGCCCGATCCCGGGCCGGGGGAGGTCCTGGTCCGCGTGGCCGGGACGAGCCTCAATCCCATCGACAACAAGATCGCCACCCTGGGCCCGGCCCTGGCCTTTGCGCCGGAACTGCCCGCCCTGCTGGGCATGGACATGGCCGGCACGGTGGAGGCGGTCGGGCCCGGTGCGAACCGCTTCAAGGTCGGCGACCGCGTGTTCGGCTGCCCCGGCGGGGTCAGGGGGCTGCCCGGCACCCTGGCCGAGTACGTGGCCGCGGACGAGCGGCTGCTGGGCCGTGCTCCCGAAACCATGAATTTGGCCGAGGCCGGGGCCGTGCCCCTGGTGGCCACCACGGCCTGGCTGGCACTGTTCGACAAGAGCGGGCTCCAGTTCGGCGAGCGGCTCCTGGTCCAGGGCGGGGCCGGAGGCGTGGGGCACATGGCCGTACAGCTCGGGGTCCATGTCGGGGCCCAAGTCTTCGCCACGGTTTCGTCCCCGGACAAGGCCGCCGTGGTCGAGGCCCTGGGCGGCACGCCCATCGACTACAAGGCCATGGCCGTGGACGAGTACGTCGCCGAGTATACCGGAGGCGAGGGCTTCGACGCGGTCTTCGACACCGTGGGCGGACCGGTCCTGGACAACTCCTTCCAGGCGGCCCGCATCGGCGGCCGGGTGGTCTCCACCAACACCCGCTCCAGCCACGACCTGGGCCCGCTGCACGCCAAGAGCCTGTCTCTGCACGTGGTCTTCATGCTCCTGCCCCTGGTTACGGGCAAGGGCCGGGAGCGGCTGGGCGAGATTCTCGGCCTCGTGGCCGGGCTGGTCGACGCGGACGAACTGGCCGTGCTTCTGGACGAACGCCGCTTCGATTTCCGCGACATCGCCTCGGCCCACCGCTATTGGGAAGAGGGGCGGGCCATGGGCAAGATCGGGGTCGCGGTCGGCGCCTGA
- a CDS encoding YgiQ family radical SAM protein — translation MSRNEHTQRLRQPRVLPMSREEMDALGWEELDILLVSGDAYVDHPSFGAPLLGRWLVRHGFRTGICAQPAWDRPDDILRMGRPRLFAGVTAGSLDSMLAHYTAFRKKRSDDAYTPGGKAGARPNRACIAYTNAVQRAFPGLPVILGGIEASLRRISHYDFWSDSVRKSVLLDSKATAITYGMAENSIVTLARTIATILEETGEVDLRALRPQLVGLPGLAVTGSADDIPEGAEIIELPSHEAILDDPKQLIEVTRLLERQVHQNKAWAVQATGNRMVLVAPPGPLLDTAGLDELAGLPFTRLPHPSYRERIPAADMIRTSVTTHRGCSGGCSFCTLALHQGRTIRSRSRKSILGEVRAITEVKGWTGSISDVGGPSANMWGAHCASDQSTCERASCLTPRICKHYRVAQRDFVSLLRAVSDVNAVEHVRVASGWRIDLAVTDMQALTTMIREFVGGQAKVAPEHQVDHVLKLMRKPGFETFETFLDLFDKESKKAGKKQYVIPYLMSAFPGCTEEDMRALHAWLAERGWKPEQVQCFIPLPGTAAAAMFHAQCDMQGKPIYVAKTDAERLRQHAILMPDTGRAPGGKPGHGKGRPGKGQERTGSGRGRRPRKRHGGSA, via the coding sequence ATGTCACGCAATGAACACACGCAACGCCTCCGCCAACCCCGCGTCCTGCCCATGTCCCGCGAAGAGATGGACGCTCTCGGCTGGGAGGAGCTGGATATTCTCCTGGTCTCGGGCGACGCCTACGTGGACCACCCCTCCTTCGGCGCGCCCCTGCTCGGGCGCTGGCTGGTCCGCCACGGCTTCCGCACCGGCATCTGCGCCCAGCCCGCCTGGGACAGGCCCGACGACATCCTGCGTATGGGCCGCCCGAGGCTGTTCGCGGGCGTCACCGCCGGGTCGCTGGACTCCATGCTGGCCCACTACACGGCCTTCCGCAAAAAGCGCTCGGACGACGCCTACACCCCCGGCGGCAAGGCGGGCGCGCGGCCCAATCGGGCGTGCATCGCCTACACCAACGCGGTGCAGCGGGCCTTCCCCGGCCTGCCCGTGATCCTGGGCGGCATCGAGGCCTCGCTGCGGCGCATCTCCCACTATGATTTCTGGTCCGATTCGGTGCGCAAGTCCGTGCTGCTCGATTCCAAGGCCACGGCCATCACCTACGGCATGGCCGAGAACTCCATCGTCACCCTGGCCCGGACCATCGCGACCATCCTGGAGGAGACCGGCGAGGTGGACCTGCGCGCCCTGCGCCCCCAGCTCGTCGGACTGCCCGGCCTCGCCGTGACCGGGAGCGCGGACGACATACCCGAGGGAGCCGAAATCATCGAGCTGCCTTCGCACGAGGCGATCCTGGACGACCCGAAACAGCTCATCGAGGTCACCAGGCTGCTCGAAAGGCAGGTCCACCAGAACAAGGCCTGGGCCGTCCAGGCCACCGGCAACCGAATGGTCCTGGTCGCCCCGCCCGGCCCCCTGCTCGACACGGCGGGGTTGGACGAGTTGGCCGGGCTGCCCTTCACTCGGCTGCCCCACCCGTCCTACCGCGAACGCATACCGGCCGCGGACATGATCCGGACCAGCGTGACCACCCACCGGGGCTGCTCGGGCGGCTGCTCGTTCTGTACGCTCGCCCTGCACCAGGGACGGACCATCCGCTCCCGCAGCCGCAAATCCATCCTGGGCGAAGTCCGGGCCATCACCGAGGTCAAGGGGTGGACCGGGTCCATCTCGGACGTGGGCGGCCCGAGCGCCAACATGTGGGGCGCGCACTGCGCGTCGGATCAGTCGACCTGCGAGCGGGCCAGTTGCCTGACCCCGCGCATCTGCAAACACTACCGCGTGGCCCAGCGCGACTTCGTCTCCCTGCTGCGGGCCGTGTCCGACGTCAATGCCGTGGAGCACGTGCGCGTGGCCTCGGGCTGGCGCATCGACCTGGCCGTAACCGACATGCAGGCCCTGACCACCATGATCCGCGAGTTCGTGGGCGGCCAGGCCAAGGTCGCGCCCGAGCACCAGGTGGACCACGTGCTCAAACTCATGCGCAAGCCCGGCTTCGAGACCTTCGAGACCTTCCTGGACCTGTTCGACAAGGAGTCGAAAAAGGCCGGAAAGAAGCAGTACGTCATCCCGTACCTCATGTCCGCCTTCCCCGGCTGCACCGAGGAGGACATGCGCGCCCTGCACGCCTGGCTCGCCGAGCGCGGCTGGAAGCCCGAGCAGGTCCAGTGTTTCATCCCCCTGCCCGGCACGGCGGCCGCGGCCATGTTCCACGCGCAGTGCGACATGCAGGGCAAGCCCATATACGTAGCCAAGACAGACGCCGAACGGCTGCGCCAGCACGCCATCCTCATGCCGGACACTGGACGCGCCCCGGGCGGCAAGCCGGGCCACGGCAAGGGACGCCCGGGCAAAGGACAGGAACGGACCGGTTCCGGACGCGGCCGGCGCCCCCGCAAACGACACGGAGGGAGCGCCTAA
- a CDS encoding sigma 54-interacting transcriptional regulator, translating into MLANVPGLKLSALQSICQVIDQAIDLQSALDGVLKILSEQLSMQRATVTLFDPETGQLSINASYGLTTEEKQRGVYKLDEGVTGRIFQTGEPYYVPDIDKEPLFLDKTGSRRVKRGMISFIGVPILLHGDPIGVLNVDRLFEDDISFEEDVDFLKVVATLIGQFLSLNEKIMAREAALKRENTSLKYQISKNSKGPYIVGQSSAMVEVQRQMEKVSPTRATVLLLGESGVGKTLIARIIHELSERKGNPFIKVNCASIPCNLLESELFGHEKGAFTGATNTRPGRFEEADTGTIFLDEIGELPMGLQAKLLRVLQDKELERLGSNRTRTIDVRILAATNRDLGHLVERGRFRLDLYYRLNVFPIRVPALRERKEDITGLLNHFLHKMASDYGRSIHLTSTALDALIRYDWPGNVREMQNLIERLVIMSEEDRISLEFLKSYLAPGQSATVQEAIPMSEDAPRHTSLKEFERNEVMAALERNGWVQYKAAEALGLSARQMGYRVKKYGLESMIAEGRAKLRRIKEGQT; encoded by the coding sequence ATGCTAGCCAATGTCCCCGGATTAAAACTGTCGGCCCTGCAGTCCATCTGCCAGGTCATCGACCAGGCCATAGACCTGCAGTCGGCACTGGACGGCGTTCTGAAGATCCTTTCCGAACAGCTGTCCATGCAGCGGGCCACGGTCACTCTCTTCGACCCCGAGACGGGTCAGCTGTCCATCAACGCCTCCTACGGCCTGACCACCGAGGAGAAGCAGCGCGGCGTCTACAAGCTCGACGAGGGCGTCACCGGGCGCATCTTCCAGACCGGTGAACCGTACTACGTGCCGGACATCGACAAGGAGCCGCTCTTCCTCGACAAGACCGGGTCGCGCCGGGTCAAGCGCGGCATGATCTCGTTCATCGGCGTGCCGATCCTCCTGCACGGCGATCCCATCGGCGTGCTCAACGTGGACCGCCTCTTCGAGGATGATATCAGCTTCGAGGAGGACGTGGACTTCCTCAAAGTGGTGGCCACGCTCATCGGCCAGTTCCTCAGCCTGAACGAGAAGATCATGGCCCGCGAGGCCGCGCTGAAGCGGGAGAACACCTCGCTCAAATACCAGATTTCCAAGAATTCCAAGGGCCCATACATCGTCGGCCAGAGTTCGGCCATGGTCGAGGTGCAGCGCCAGATGGAGAAGGTCTCGCCCACCCGGGCCACGGTCCTGTTGCTCGGCGAATCCGGCGTGGGCAAGACGCTCATCGCCCGGATCATCCACGAGCTGTCCGAACGCAAGGGCAACCCCTTCATCAAGGTCAACTGCGCGTCCATCCCGTGCAACCTCCTGGAATCCGAACTCTTCGGCCACGAGAAAGGGGCCTTCACGGGCGCAACCAACACCCGGCCCGGCCGGTTCGAGGAGGCGGACACCGGGACCATCTTCCTGGACGAGATCGGCGAGCTGCCCATGGGCTTGCAGGCCAAGCTGTTGCGCGTGCTCCAGGACAAGGAGTTGGAGCGGCTCGGTTCCAACCGGACCCGGACCATCGACGTGCGCATCCTGGCCGCCACCAACCGCGACCTGGGCCACCTGGTGGAGCGCGGGCGGTTCCGCCTGGACCTCTACTACCGGCTGAACGTCTTCCCCATCCGCGTCCCCGCCCTGCGCGAACGCAAGGAGGACATCACCGGCCTGCTCAACCATTTCCTGCATAAGATGGCCAGCGACTACGGGCGGAGCATCCACCTGACCTCCACCGCCCTGGACGCCCTGATCCGCTACGACTGGCCCGGCAACGTGCGCGAGATGCAGAACCTCATCGAGCGCCTGGTGATCATGTCCGAGGAAGACCGCATCAGCCTGGAATTCCTCAAGTCCTACCTCGCGCCCGGGCAGTCCGCCACGGTCCAGGAGGCCATTCCCATGTCCGAGGACGCGCCACGCCACACCTCGCTCAAGGAGTTCGAGCGCAACGAGGTCATGGCCGCTCTGGAGCGCAACGGCTGGGTCCAGTACAAGGCCGCCGAGGCCCTGGGGCTGTCCGCACGCCAGATGGGCTACCGGGTCAAGAAGTACGGGCTCGAATCCATGATCGCCGAGGGCCGGGCCAAGCTGCGGCGCATCAAGGAAGGACAGACGTAA
- a CDS encoding radical SAM protein translates to MQKDLTRHPCFNKKSAGSCGRVHLPVAPKCNIQCNYCNRKYDCVNESRPGVTSGVLKPFQAAEYMDKVLAKEPRITVAGIAGPGDPFANPGETLETMRLLNERHPELLFCLSSNGMGILPYLDDIAELGVSHVTITISAVDPAIGAKIYAWVKDGNVVYRGEKGAEILLDRQLKAIKGLKERGITVKINSIVIPGVNDHHIVEVAKVCASLGADIQNMIPLKPTADTPFAGIPEPGRETVLPLRKEAEPFIEQMTHCKRCRADAVGLLSDDQSTALCGTLQACSKLKPLEATMARPFVAVATREGLLVNQHLGEAKSFQIWGESESGGYRLIEERQAPQAGCGPKRWSELAGTLKDCRAVLCAAVGETPRMLLEEHDIKSYTVDGFIEDALRFVFEGGDINALKVRRAGIGSGCAGGGAGCG, encoded by the coding sequence ATGCAGAAGGATCTTACCAGACATCCCTGTTTCAATAAGAAGAGCGCCGGAAGCTGCGGCCGCGTGCACCTGCCCGTGGCCCCCAAGTGCAACATCCAGTGCAATTACTGCAACCGCAAGTACGACTGCGTGAACGAGTCCCGCCCCGGCGTGACCAGCGGCGTGCTCAAGCCGTTCCAGGCCGCGGAATACATGGACAAGGTCCTGGCGAAGGAGCCGCGCATCACCGTGGCGGGCATCGCCGGTCCCGGCGATCCCTTCGCCAACCCCGGCGAGACCCTGGAGACCATGCGCCTGCTCAACGAGCGCCACCCCGAGCTGCTCTTCTGTCTGTCCTCCAACGGCATGGGCATCCTGCCGTACCTGGACGACATCGCCGAGCTCGGCGTGTCCCACGTGACCATCACCATCTCGGCCGTGGACCCGGCCATCGGGGCCAAAATCTACGCCTGGGTCAAGGACGGCAACGTCGTCTACCGGGGCGAGAAGGGCGCCGAGATTCTCCTGGACCGCCAGCTCAAGGCCATCAAGGGCCTCAAGGAGCGCGGCATCACGGTCAAGATCAATTCCATCGTCATTCCCGGCGTCAACGACCACCACATTGTCGAGGTGGCCAAGGTCTGCGCCTCGCTCGGCGCGGACATCCAGAACATGATCCCGCTCAAGCCCACGGCCGACACGCCCTTTGCCGGGATTCCCGAGCCGGGCCGCGAGACCGTCCTGCCCCTGCGCAAGGAGGCCGAGCCGTTTATCGAGCAGATGACCCACTGCAAGCGTTGCCGCGCCGATGCGGTCGGCCTGCTCAGCGACGACCAGTCCACGGCCCTGTGCGGCACGCTCCAGGCCTGCTCCAAGCTCAAGCCCCTGGAGGCGACCATGGCCCGCCCGTTCGTGGCCGTGGCCACCCGCGAGGGGTTGTTGGTCAACCAGCACCTGGGCGAGGCCAAGTCCTTCCAGATCTGGGGCGAGTCCGAGTCCGGCGGCTACCGGCTCATCGAGGAGCGTCAGGCGCCCCAGGCGGGCTGCGGCCCCAAGCGCTGGTCCGAACTGGCCGGTACCCTCAAGGACTGCCGGGCGGTGCTCTGCGCCGCCGTGGGCGAGACCCCGCGCATGCTCCTGGAGGAGCACGACATCAAGTCCTACACCGTGGACGGTTTCATCGAGGACGCCCTGCGCTTCGTCTTCGAGGGCGGTGACATCAACGCCCTCAAGGTCCGCCGCGCGGGCATCGGATCGGGGTGCGCCGGAGGTGGCGCGGGCTGCGGCTGA
- a CDS encoding nitrogenase component 1, which translates to MSKVKTARPNFVSTTNACKLCTPLGASLAFRGVEGAIPFLHGSQGCATYMRRYIISHFREPVDIASSALGEKNAIYGGGPNLKKGILNVMKKYEPKLIGVATTCLTETIGDDVPMYFHEFYKEFGDLDLPDLVRVSTPSYNGTHMDGWHGAVRSLVEQLCLEKAADDGRVNILPSLVSCEDVRHLRDICDHFGIKATILPDISESLDGPALEDYVKIPEGGTPISEIKTMSAAAGTIEFGRCLPPKTGGTSLEERFGVANHRIGLPMGLRESDRFFETLEAISGRPMPRRYELERGRLVDAYVDGHKYIFGKRAVVYGEEDLVVGLCAFLSEIGVDVVLAGTGARGKGLEEAIAKVTDGVARMAPEVREGVDFHDIAAEAGELAPDLLVGHSKGYRYAKAWNVPLVRVGFPIHDRFGGQRTLTLGYKGTQTLFDRVVNAVIEKKQADSPIGYGYI; encoded by the coding sequence ATGAGTAAGGTCAAGACCGCAAGGCCCAATTTTGTTTCCACGACCAACGCCTGCAAGCTGTGCACGCCGCTCGGGGCTTCCCTGGCCTTCCGGGGCGTGGAAGGGGCCATTCCCTTCCTGCACGGCTCCCAGGGCTGCGCCACCTACATGCGCCGCTATATCATCTCGCATTTCCGCGAGCCCGTGGACATCGCCTCCTCGGCTCTCGGCGAAAAGAACGCCATCTACGGCGGCGGCCCGAACCTGAAGAAGGGCATCCTCAACGTCATGAAGAAGTACGAGCCGAAGCTCATCGGGGTGGCCACCACCTGCCTGACCGAGACCATCGGCGACGACGTGCCCATGTACTTCCACGAGTTCTACAAGGAGTTCGGCGACCTCGATCTGCCCGATCTGGTTCGGGTCTCGACCCCCAGCTACAACGGCACGCACATGGACGGCTGGCACGGCGCGGTCCGCTCCCTGGTGGAGCAGCTTTGCTTGGAAAAGGCGGCCGACGACGGCCGGGTGAACATCCTGCCCAGCCTGGTCTCCTGCGAGGACGTCCGCCATCTGCGCGACATCTGCGACCACTTCGGGATCAAGGCGACCATCCTGCCCGACATCTCCGAATCCCTGGATGGCCCGGCCCTGGAGGACTACGTCAAGATTCCCGAGGGCGGCACGCCGATCAGCGAGATCAAGACCATGAGCGCTGCCGCCGGGACCATCGAGTTCGGCCGCTGCCTGCCCCCCAAGACCGGCGGGACCAGCCTGGAGGAGCGCTTCGGCGTGGCCAACCACCGCATCGGCCTGCCCATGGGGTTGCGCGAGTCCGACCGTTTCTTCGAGACCCTGGAGGCAATCTCCGGCAGGCCCATGCCGCGCCGCTACGAGCTGGAGCGCGGTCGTCTGGTGGACGCCTATGTGGACGGCCACAAGTACATCTTCGGCAAGCGCGCCGTGGTCTACGGCGAGGAGGACCTGGTCGTCGGCCTGTGCGCCTTCCTGTCCGAGATCGGCGTGGACGTGGTCCTGGCCGGGACCGGCGCCCGCGGCAAGGGGCTGGAGGAGGCCATCGCCAAGGTCACCGACGGCGTGGCCCGCATGGCCCCCGAGGTGCGCGAGGGCGTGGACTTCCACGACATTGCGGCCGAGGCGGGCGAGCTCGCCCCGGACCTGCTGGTGGGCCACTCCAAGGGCTACCGCTATGCCAAGGCATGGAACGTGCCCCTGGTGCGCGTGGGCTTCCCCATCCACGACCGCTTCGGCGGCCAGCGCACCCTGACGCTGGGCTACAAGGGCACCCAGACCCTGTTCGACCGCGTGGTCAACGCGGTCATCGAGAAGAAGCAGGCCGATTCTCCCATCGGCTACGGATATATTTAA
- the nifE gene encoding nitrogenase iron-molybdenum cofactor biosynthesis protein NifE, translated as MSTTSSTILEERQDQIHRTGEGAIDIACNRESLAGAVSQRACVFCGSRVVLYPIADALHLVHGPIGCAVYTWDIRGSLSSGPELHRLSFSTDLQETDVIFGGEKKLEAALDELIDRHSPKAAFVYSTCIVGLIGDDMEAVCRKMTEKKGIPVLPVMSEGFKGNKRAGYLAACKAMFRLIGQGDTSDVSPVSINIFGDFNLAGEIWIIREYFEKMGVQVVANVTGDGRVADIARCHGAALNLVQCSGATLDLAKMMEEEFGIPYKRVSYLGIEDMADSLYKVADFFKDKDPGIVERTQALVRDELNKLMPELARYRKDLEGKKVAMYVGGSFKAFSLVKAFRHLGMQVVMVGSQTGTKEDYAELAEITDPGTVIIDDANPLELSHFIKEKDVDVFVGGVKERPIAYKLGVGFCDHNHERKEALEGFAGMLNFAREIHASAMSPVWQFAPRRANRANLAKEARKEAANE; from the coding sequence ATGAGTACGACCAGTTCGACCATACTCGAGGAAAGACAGGACCAGATCCACCGGACCGGCGAAGGCGCCATCGACATCGCCTGCAACCGCGAGTCCCTGGCGGGCGCCGTCAGCCAGCGCGCCTGCGTGTTCTGCGGTTCCCGCGTGGTCCTTTATCCCATAGCCGACGCCCTGCACCTGGTGCACGGCCCCATCGGCTGCGCGGTCTACACCTGGGACATCCGCGGCTCGCTGTCCAGCGGCCCGGAGCTTCACCGGCTGTCCTTTTCCACGGACCTGCAGGAGACCGACGTGATCTTCGGCGGCGAGAAAAAGCTCGAAGCCGCCCTGGACGAACTCATCGACCGGCATTCCCCCAAGGCCGCCTTTGTCTACTCCACCTGCATCGTGGGGCTCATCGGCGACGACATGGAAGCGGTCTGCCGCAAGATGACCGAGAAGAAGGGCATCCCGGTGCTCCCGGTCATGTCCGAAGGGTTCAAGGGTAACAAGCGGGCCGGGTACCTGGCCGCGTGCAAGGCCATGTTCCGGCTCATCGGCCAGGGCGACACGTCCGACGTCTCGCCTGTCTCCATCAATATTTTTGGCGACTTCAACCTTGCCGGCGAAATCTGGATCATCCGCGAGTACTTCGAGAAGATGGGCGTCCAGGTGGTCGCCAACGTGACCGGTGACGGCCGCGTGGCCGACATCGCCCGCTGCCACGGCGCGGCCCTGAACCTGGTCCAGTGTTCCGGGGCGACCCTGGACCTGGCCAAGATGATGGAGGAGGAGTTCGGCATCCCGTACAAGCGCGTCTCCTACCTCGGCATCGAGGACATGGCCGACTCCCTGTATAAGGTGGCCGACTTCTTCAAGGACAAGGACCCCGGCATCGTGGAGCGGACCCAGGCCCTGGTCCGCGACGAACTGAACAAGCTCATGCCCGAGCTGGCCCGCTACCGCAAGGACCTGGAGGGCAAGAAGGTCGCCATGTACGTGGGCGGTTCCTTCAAGGCGTTCTCCCTGGTCAAGGCCTTCCGCCACCTGGGCATGCAGGTCGTCATGGTCGGCTCCCAGACCGGCACCAAGGAGGACTACGCCGAGCTGGCCGAGATCACCGATCCCGGCACGGTCATCATCGACGACGCCAACCCGCTCGAACTGTCCCACTTCATCAAGGAGAAGGACGTGGACGTGTTCGTGGGCGGGGTCAAGGAACGGCCCATCGCCTACAAGCTGGGCGTGGGGTTCTGCGACCACAACCACGAGCGCAAGGAGGCCCTGGAAGGGTTCGCGGGCATGCTCAACTTCGCCCGCGAGATCCACGCCTCGGCCATGTCCCCGGTCTGGCAGTTCGCCCCCCGGCGCGCCAACCGCGCCAATCTCGCCAAGGAAGCCCGGAAGGAGGCCGCCAATGAGTAA
- a CDS encoding GNAT family N-acetyltransferase, translating to MPEAVVIRPATRADLPGLVSLLGSVSSFCEGSACTDGQRRDPELMLKNGRGRILIASVADKTVVGLCAGRLTIQVAEGGPAVLIEDVVVREDWRGQGLGELLIHRLTEWARADSAGRLMLLADPDAAPAPGFGYTAHRPGNRL from the coding sequence ATGCCTGAAGCCGTCGTCATCCGCCCCGCAACCCGCGCGGACCTACCCGGTCTCGTGTCCCTGCTCGGTTCGGTCTCCTCGTTTTGCGAGGGTTCCGCCTGCACGGACGGGCAACGGCGCGATCCGGAACTGATGCTGAAAAACGGTCGGGGACGCATCCTGATCGCGAGCGTCGCCGACAAGACTGTGGTCGGTTTGTGCGCGGGTCGGCTGACGATCCAAGTGGCTGAAGGCGGTCCCGCCGTCCTCATCGAAGATGTGGTTGTCCGTGAGGATTGGCGGGGCCAGGGCCTCGGCGAATTGTTGATTCACCGGCTCACCGAGTGGGCCAGGGCCGACAGCGCGGGGAGGCTGATGCTCCTCGCAGACCCGGACGCGGCCCCGGCTCCCGGATTTGGATATACCGCCCATCGTCCGGGCAACCGACTGTAA
- a CDS encoding (2Fe-2S) ferredoxin domain-containing protein, with amino-acid sequence MAIPERMIICCQSFRAAGDPKGICHKQTDGFLQYVEEEILDRGLDALVVGSTCLKQCESGPMMVIQPENWWFKGVNSEEAIDAILDGLEDGEPAEDYLAS; translated from the coding sequence ATGGCTATCCCAGAGAGAATGATCATCTGTTGTCAGTCCTTCCGCGCGGCCGGAGACCCCAAAGGCATCTGCCACAAGCAGACCGACGGATTCCTGCAGTACGTGGAGGAAGAAATTTTGGATCGCGGCCTCGACGCCCTGGTGGTCGGTTCCACCTGCCTGAAGCAGTGTGAATCCGGTCCCATGATGGTCATCCAGCCCGAGAACTGGTGGTTCAAGGGCGTGAATTCCGAAGAAGCGATCGACGCAATTTTGGACGGCCTGGAAGACGGCGAACCCGCCGAAGACTACCTGGCCTCCTAA